The following proteins are encoded in a genomic region of Vicugna pacos chromosome 16, VicPac4, whole genome shotgun sequence:
- the TRPV2 gene encoding transient receptor potential cation channel subfamily V member 2 yields MTSPSSPPTFRLETSDGGQEDGAQVDKGQLGGGAGPPPMESPFQGEDRNYSPQIKVNLNFRKGASASQPDPSRFDRDRLFSVVARGFPEELAGLPEYLRRTSKYLTDSEYTEGSTGKTCLMKAVLNLRGGANACIQPLLQIDRDSGNPRPLVNAQCTDEYYRGHSALHIAIEKRSLPCVRLLVENGADVHARACGRFFQKKSPETCFYFGELPLSLAACTKQWDVVTYLLENPHQPASLQAADSLGNTVLHALVMIADNSAENSALVTRMYDQLLQAGARLCPTVRLEDIPNLQGLTPLKLAAKEGKIEIFRHILQREFLGPSQFLSRKFTEWCYGPVRVSLYDLASVDSSEENSVLEIIAFHCRSPHRHRMVVLEPLNKLLQAKWNLLVPRFLFNFLCYLTYVSVFTAVTYHQPALGKDSLPLVVTAGNSMLLLGHILVLLGGAYILMGQLWYFWRRRLFIWTSFMDSYFEILFLVQALLAVLSQGLCFLAVEWYLPLLVSSLVLGWLNLLYYTRGMQHTGIYSVMIQKVILRDLLRFLLVYLVFLFGFAVALVSLSQEAQDPGVPVGSNATEAAGKEDKEGSTAPYKGVLDASLELFKFTIGMGELAFQEQLRFRGVVLLLLLAYVLLTYVLLLNMLIALMSETVNSVATDSWSIWKLQKAISVLEMENGYWWCRRRKQQAGVRLTVGTRPDGSPDERWCFRVEEVNWAAWEQTLPTVCEEPSGAGGPGTTKNLALNSQHSEDSAVEDDHMPLQPLESR; encoded by the exons ATGACCTCGCCCTCCAGCCCTCCCACTTTCAGACTCGAGACTTCAGATGGAGGCCAAGAAGATGGGGCTCAGGTGGACAAAGGACAGCTGGGCGGTGGGGCGGGGCCACCCCCCATGGAGTCACCGTTCCAGGGAGAGGACCGGAACTACTCCCCTCAGATCAAAGTGAACCTCAACTTCAGAAAGGGGGCAAGTGCCAG CCAGCCTGACCCCAGCCGCTTTGACCGTGACCGGCTCTTCAGCGTGGTGGCTCGGGGGTTCCCCGAGGAGCTGGCTGGGCTACCAGAGTACCTGCGCCGGACCAGCAAGTACCTCACGGACTCAGAGTACACAG AGGGCTCCACGGGGAAGACTTGCCTGATGAAGGCCGTGCTGAACCTCCGGGGCGGCGCCAACGCCTGCATCCAGCCGCTGCTGCAGATCGACCGGGACTCCGGCAACCCGCGGCCTCTGGTCAACGCCCAGTGCACGGACGAGTACTACCGAGGCCACAGCGCCCTGCACATCGCCATCGAGAAGAGGAGCCTGCCGTGCGTGAGGCTGCTGGTGGAGAACGGGGCGGACGTGCACGCCCGGGCATGCGGCCGGTTCTTCCAGAAGAAGAGCCCCGAGACCTGCTTCTACTTCG GCGAGCTGCCCCTCTCTCTGGCCGCGTGCACCAAGCAATGGGACGTGGTGACCTACCTCCTGGAGAACCCGCACCAGCCCGCCAGCCTGCAGGCCGCCGACTCGCTGGGCAACACGGTCCTGCACGCCTTGGTGATGATCGCAGACAACTCGGCCGAGAACAGCGCGCTGGTGACGCGCATGTACGACCAGCTCCTCCAGGCTGGGGCCCGCCTCTGCCCGACGGTGCGGCTGGAGGACATCCCCAACCTGCAGGGCCTCACGCCCCTGAAGCTGGCCGCCAAGGAGGGCAAAATCGAG ATTTTCAGACACATCCTGCAGCGGGAGTTCTTGGGGCCAAGCCAGTTCCTTTCCCGCAAGTTCACGGAGTGGTGCTACGGGCCTGTCCGGGTGTCGCTGTATGACCTGGCCTCTGTGGACAGCTCGGAGGAGAACTCAGTGCTGGAGATCATCGCCTTTCACTGCAGGAGCCCG CACCGGCACCGAATGGTGGTTTTGGAGCCGCTGAACAAACTGCTGCAGGCCAAGTGGAATCTGCTCGTCCCCAGGTTCCTCTTCAACTTCCTGTGCTACCTGACCTACGTGTCCGTCTTCACTGCCGTCACCTACCACCAGCCCGCCCTGGGGAAG GACTCCCTCCCCCTGGTGGTGACTGCTGGGAACTCCATGCTGCTGCTGGGCCACATCCTGGTCCTGCTCGGGGGCGCCTACATCCTCATGGGCCAG CTCTGGTACTTCTGGAGGCGCCGTCTGTTCATCTGGACCTCGTTCATGGACAGCTACTTTGAAATCCTCTT CCTGGTCCAGGCACTGCTGGCCGTGCTGTCCCAGGGGCTGTGTTTCCTGGCCGTCGAGTGGTACCTGCCCCTGCTCGTGTCCTCTCTGGTGCTGGGCTGGCTGAACCTGCTGTACTACACGCGCGGCATGCAGCACACGGGCATCTACAGCGTCATGATCCAGAAG GTCATCCTGCGGGACCTGCTTCGCTTCCTTCTGGTCTACCTAGTCTTCCTTTTTGGCTTCGCTGTAG CGCTGGTGAGCCTGAGCCAGGAGGCCCAGGACCCCGGGGTTCCTGTAGGCTCCAACGCCACGGAGGCGGCGGGAAAGGAAGATAAGGAGGGCAGCACGGCCCCGTACAAGGGCGTCCTGGACGCCTCCCTGGAGCTGTTCAAGTTCACCATCGGCATGGGCGAGCTGGCCTTCCAGGAGCAGCTGCGCTTCCGCGgggtggtgctgctgctgctgctggcctaCGTGCTGCTCACCTACGTCCTGCTGCTCAACATGCTCATTGCTCTCATGAGCGAGACCGTCAACAGCGTGGCCACTGACAGCTGGAGCATCTGGAAGCTGCAG AAAGCCATCTCTGTCCTGGAGATGGAGAATGGGTACTGGTGGTGCAGGAGGCGGAAGCAGCAGGCAGGTGTGAGGCTGACAGTCGGCACCAGGCCGGACGGTAGCCCTGATGAGCGCTGGTGCTTCAG AGTGGAGGAAGTGAACTGGGCTGCCTGGGAGCAGACGCTGCCTACAGTGTGTGAAGAGCCCTCGGGGGCAGGCGGTCCTG GCACCACGAAGAACCTGGCCCTGAACTCCCAGCACAGTGAGGACAGTGCCGTGGAGGACGACCACATGCCCCTGCAGCCCCTGGAGTCCCGCTGA